The segment GAGGCCATCAAAGAGGCCGAGTTCCGCGATCGCGATGTCTTTGTCTTCCGCGACCGCGACGGCAAGGTGAAGGTGCTGCATCGCACCCGCGACGGCAGACTGGAGCTGATCGAGGCGCCATGAGGCGTGGCGAGGATCGAGCACGCAGAACCACGGCCGCCATCTTCCGACGGTGTTGGTGGATGGTGCTGGTGGGCGCGTTCGCGTCAGCCACCAGCGGGGCCCAACAGGAAGCTCCGCCTTCTCCACCCGCCAGGACAGCCAAACTCCGTCCCGCCAAGTCTGCCGCATTGGCGAAGCGCCTGCTGAACGTCGTGTATGGAGGCGACCTCGCGGCGGTGGCTGCGTTGCTCGAGCAGGGAGCCGATCCCAACCTGGCAGAAGATGAGGATGGCGTCACCGCGCTCATGGCGGCGGTGGAGGCGCGCGACGTGGATATGGTGACACGCCTTCTCGACGCCGGCGCCGATGTCAACGCCGCCGATGCCGGAGGGTGGACGGCGCTCATGTCTGCTGTCGAGACAGGTGACACGGATCTGATTGCGCTGCTCTTGGCGCGAGGCGCCGACCTGCACGCCACAGACAGCAACGGCTGGGACGCGCTGTTTGTTTCGGTATCCGCCCACCAGAAGGAAGCGGCGCTGGCGCTGCTCGCAGCCGGAGCAGATCCAGACACAAAGGACTGGCACGGCGTCGCACTGCTCATGCTGGCCACTTCCAATGGTGAAGATGAACTCGCGCGCACGATTCTGGACGCGCCTCCGCTCACCGCCAAGGGGAAGAATCCGGAGGCTCGTCTCGATGCGGTGGTCCGCCAGCGCCTGCAAGCGCGCGACGAAAGCGGCTGGACGGCATTACACCACGGCGTCTCCCGGGGACGGGATGGCCTGATCCGGTACCTGCTGGAGCGCGGCAGCGAAGTGGACGCTCGCACGCGCGCCGGCTGGACTCCCCTCATGATGGCTGCGGAAAACGGCGATGCACTGACCACCAGCGCCCTGCTCTTGCGCGGCGCGCAAGCCAATGCTACGGCCGGCGACGGCACCAGCCCGCTGCTGCTGGCCGCCATCCGCGGGGAGTTGCGTACCGTCAACGCCTTGCTTGCGGCCAAGGCAGATCCGAACGCGCACCGCCACGACGGCCGCACGCCCCTGATCGAAGCCTCGGCCCGCGGGCATGCTGTTGTGGTCGAGGCGCTGCTGCAAGCCGGCGCCGATGCGGAGGCGCGCACTTCCTCCGGCGCTTCCGCCCTGGATCTGGCCTCACGGCTCCCCGACAACGCGGAAGTGATCTCGCTTCTTCAGCAAGCCGCCGCGCGTTAGCCCTCGCGGGTTGCGATAGCTTTCTGTTTGGCTCAGCCATCGGATCTGACACGCGACACCGGCGCAGTGGTACCATCGCTCTCCCATGGCGCGCCGACGGCATCCCGCAAGACGAAAAAAGAGGACGATGTCCGCACGCGGCGCCAGACGGTCCGCCTCCGGCCTAGTCGTGATCACCGGGATGAGCGGTTCCGGCAAAGCCTCCGTACTGAAAGCCTTCGAGGACCTGGGCTACTACTGCGTGGACAACCTGCCGGTGGACATCATCCGCAACTTCGCCGAACTTGTGGGCCAGTCCGCGGGGATTCAGCGGGC is part of the Terriglobales bacterium genome and harbors:
- a CDS encoding ankyrin repeat domain-containing protein, with the translated sequence MVLVGAFASATSGAQQEAPPSPPARTAKLRPAKSAALAKRLLNVVYGGDLAAVAALLEQGADPNLAEDEDGVTALMAAVEARDVDMVTRLLDAGADVNAADAGGWTALMSAVETGDTDLIALLLARGADLHATDSNGWDALFVSVSAHQKEAALALLAAGADPDTKDWHGVALLMLATSNGEDELARTILDAPPLTAKGKNPEARLDAVVRQRLQARDESGWTALHHGVSRGRDGLIRYLLERGSEVDARTRAGWTPLMMAAENGDALTTSALLLRGAQANATAGDGTSPLLLAAIRGELRTVNALLAAKADPNAHRHDGRTPLIEASARGHAVVVEALLQAGADAEARTSSGASALDLASRLPDNAEVISLLQQAAAR